A genomic stretch from Malus domestica chromosome 15, GDT2T_hap1 includes:
- the LOC103401199 gene encoding vacuolar sorting protein 39 has protein sequence MVHSAYDSFELIGDCPTKIEAIESYGPKLLLGCSDGSLKIYAPDSSGSDRSPPSDYHAHKLQKEPYALERNVAGFSKKPLVSMEVLESRELLLSLSESIAFHGLPNLGTIAVITKAKGANVYSWDDRRGFLCFARQKRVCIFRHDGGRGFVEVKEFGVPDVVKSMSWCGENICVGIRREYMILNSTNGALSEVFPSGRIAPPLVVSFPSGELLLGKDNIGVFVDQNGKLCQEGRVCWSDPPNVVVIQKPYAIALLPRYVEVRSLRDPYPLIQTVVLRNARRILQSNNAVIVALENAVYGLFPVPLGAQIVQLTASGDFDEALALCKMLPPEEASLRAAKEASIHMRYAHHLFDNGAYEDAMEHFLASQVDITYVLSLYPSIVLPKTTMVAVPEKLMDISGDSSYLSRGSSGLSDDMEHSLPSVLESEESAALESKKMSHNTLMALIKFLQKKRYGIIEKATAEGTEEVVLDAVGDNFVSYESRFKKSNKGRGSVPITSGAREMAAILDTVLLQALLLTGQASVALELLKGLNYCEVKICEEILQKNNHYAALLELYRCNSMHHEALKLLHQLVEDSKSNQVQTELIQKLKPESIVEYLKPLCGTDPMLVLEYSMLVLESCPTQTIQLFLNGNIPADLVNSYLKQHAPNLQATYLELMLAMDENGVSGNLQNEMVHIYLSEVLDWYADLSAQQKWDEQTYSSTRKKLLSALESISGYSPEVLLKRLPADALYEERAILLGKMNQHELALSLYVHKLHVPELALSYCDRMYESLVHQPSSRSSGNIYLTLLQIYLNPRKTTKNFEKRITNLVSPQNIGTPKVGSANTVKSKGGRGAKKIAAIEVAPDIRVSQSSTDSSRSDGDAEEYSEEGGSTIMLDEVLDLLSRRWDRINGAQALKLLPRETKLQHLLPFMGPLLRKSSEAYRNLSVIKSLRQSENLQVKDELYEQRKGVVKITSDSMCSLCRKKIGTSVFAVYPNGKTLVHFVCFRDSQSMKTVGRGSPLWKR, from the exons ATGGTACACAGTGCCTATGATTCCTTCGAGCTCATCGGTGACTGCCCGACGAAGATCGAAGCCATCGAATCCTACGGTCCGAAGCTCCTCCTCGgctgctccgatggatctctcAAAATCTATGCTCCGGACTCCTCCGGCTCCGACCGCTCTCCGCCGTCTGATTACCACGCGCACAAGCTCCAGAAGGAACCGTACGCGCTTGAGAGGAACGTCGCCGGTTTCTCAAAGAAGCCCTTGGTTTCAATGGAGGTCCTGGAATCCCGAGAGCTCCTACTTTCCCTCTCGGAGTCGATTGCGTTTCACGGCCTCCCGAACCTGGGCACCATCGCCGTGATCACGAAGGCGAAGGGCGCCAATGTCTACTCGTGGGACGACCGCAGAGGATTCCTCTGCTTCGCGAGGCAGAAGCGGGTCTGTATTTTCCGGCACGACG GTGGACGAGGGTTTGTGGAAGTGAAGGAATTTGGGGTCCCGGATGTGGTGAAGTCGATGTCATGGTGTGGAGAAAATATATGCGTAGGGATTAGAAGAGAGTATATGATACTGAATTCTACAAATGGTGCATTGTCTGAGGTGTTTCCTTCGGGGAGAATAGCACCGCCGCTGGTGGTTTCTTTTCCTTCCGGAGAGCTTCTTCTCGGAAAG GATAACATCGGGGTTTTTGTGGACCAAAACGGGAAGCTTTGTCAAGAAGGCAGGGTTTGTTGGTCGGATCCCCCGAATGTTGTTGTTATTCAGAAGCCATATGCAATTGCTCTATTACCAAGATATGTTGAG GTTCGGTCGCTCCGGGATCCCTATCCATTGATACAGACGGTTGTTCTTAGAAATGCTCGTCGTATTCTACAGAGCAATAATGCTGTAATTGTTGCATTAGAGAATGCTGTTTATGGTCTCTTCCCTGTTCCTCTTGGTGCCCAG ATTGTACAATTAACAGCATCTGGTGATTTTGATGAAGCGTTGGCATTGTGTAAGATGCTTCCTCCAGAAGAAGCAAGTCTTAGAGCTGCAAAGGAGGCCTCAATTCATATGAG ATATGCTCATCATCTTTTTGATAATGGGGCCTATGAAGACGCCATGGAGCACTTTTTAGCATCTCAAGTAGACATAACCTATGTTCTTTCTTTGTATCCATCTATTGTTCTTCCGAAGACAACTATGGTTGCTGTGCCAGAGAAGCTAATGGATATTTCTGGGGATTCATCATACCTCTCAAGAGGTTCGTCTGGTTTATCAGATGATATGGAACACTCTCTTCCGTCTGTACTGGAATCTGAGGAGAGTGCAGCACTCGAGTCCAAAAAAATGAGCCATAACACTCTCATGGCTCTCATAAAGTTCTTACAGAAAAAAAGATATGGCATAATTGAAAAGGCCACTGCTGAGGGAACTGAAGAGGTTGTTTTAGATGCTGTTGGAGACAATTTTGTCTCCTATGAATCTAGGTTTAAGAAATCAAACAAG GGGCGCGGCAGTGTTCCAATTACCTCTGGTGCTAGGGAGATGGCTGCAATCCTGGATACAGTACTACTCCAAGCTCTACTTCTTACTGGACAGGCTTCAGTGGCTTTGGAATTACTGAAAGGTCTTAACTACTGTGAAGTAAAAATATGCGAGGAGATACTCCAGAAAAATAATCATTACGCTGCTTTGTTAGAACTTTACAGGTGCAATTCAATGCACCATGAAGCTCTAAAACTTTTGCATCAATTGGTAGAAGATTCTAAATCTAACCAAGTGCAAACTGAACTGATCCAAAAGTTAAAGCCTGAGTCAATTGTTGAATATCTCAAG CCTCTGTGTGGGACTGATCCCATGCTTGTCCTGGAGTATTCAATGCTTGTTCTTGAAAGTTGTCCAACACAAACAATTCAGCTCTTTCTGAATGGGAATATTCCAGCAGACCTGGTCAACTCTTACTTGAAGCAGCATGCTCCAAACTTGCAGGCCACATACTTAGAGCTTATGCTTGCAATGGATGAAAACGGGGTCTCCGGAAATCTGCAAAATGAAATG GTACATATCTATCTATCAGAAGTACTTGATTGGTATGCAGATTTAAGCGCTCAGCAGAAATGGGATGAGCAAACTTACTCCTCAACAAGAAAGAAATTATTGTCTGCTTTAGAGAGTATCTCAGGATATAGTCCGGAGGTTTTGTTGAAACGTCTTCCAGCGGATGCTTTATACGAAGAGCGTGCAATTTTGTTGGGAAAAATGAACCAACATGAGCTTGCCTTATCTCTCTATGTTCATAAG CTTCATGTTCCTGAGCTGGCACTGTCCTATTGTGATCGCATGTACGAGTCCTTAGTTCATCAACCATCTTCAAGATCTTCCGGCAATATATACCTAACTCTATTACAAATTTATCTTAATCCGAGGAAAACAACCAAGAACTTTGAGAAGCGAATTACAAATTTAGTATCACCTCAGAATATCGGTACACCAAAGGTTGGTTCTGCAAATACAGTTAAAAGTAAAGGAGGTCGTGGTGCTAAAAAAATTGCTGCAATAGAGGTGGCACCTGACATAAGAGTCAGTCAAAGTAGCACTGACAGTAGCAGGAGTGATGGAGATGCAGAGGAATATAGCGAGGAAGGAGGGTCAACAATCATGCTTGATGAGGTCCTCGATTTGTTGAGCCGAAGGTGGGACAGAATTAATGGAGCTCAGGCACTTAAACTTTTGCCAAGGGAAACTAAGCTACAG CACTTGCTTCCATTTATGGGACCTCTGTTGAGAAAATCCAGTGAAGCGTACAGGAACCTTTCGGTGATCAAGAGTTTGAGGCAAAGTGAGAACCTGCAG GTTAAAGATGAACTCTATGAACAAAGGAAAGGGGTGGTGAAGATCACCAGTGATAGCATGTGCTCCCTTTGCAGGAAGAAAATAGGAACAAGTGTCTTTGCCGTGTATCCAAACGGGAAAACACTAGTGCACTTTGTGTGCTTTAGAGACTCGCAAAGTATGAAAACCGTGGGCAGAGGATCGCCGCTATGGAAGCGATGA
- the LOC103401157 gene encoding uncharacterized protein gives MADQEGGDSEDDAILIPETATLLPSTQHCLHSINSVVFIRELRSQGLSFQLWPAATTLLTLLDGYHGDPSTSPLGPTLSALDMRKRPLKILELGSGTGLVGIAAAATLGATVTVTDLQHVIPNLLFNVEANVSVLEANGGIVHVAALGWGEAADVEVIGREFDLILASDVVYHDHLYEPLLKTLRLLILGEAEENEEGKVFVMAHLRRWKKESAFFKKARKVFEVEVLHVDPPCHGSRVGVTVFRFTAKKSGRKMLNSTGNTNVTA, from the coding sequence ATGGCGGATCAAGAAGGTGGTGATTCTGAAGACGATGCAATACTGATCCCCGAGACCGCAACGCTCCTTCCATCGACTCAACATTGCCTCCACTCCATCAACTCAGTCGTCTTTATCCGGGAGCTCCGGTCTCAAGGCCTCTCTTTCCAGCTGTGGCCGGCCGCCACCACGCTCCTCACTCTCCTCGACGGCTACCACGGCGACCCTAGCACCAGTCCCCTGGGACCCACACTCTCGGCCTTGGACATGCGGAAGCGCCCTCTCAAAATCCTCGAGCTCGGCTCCGGAACCGGCCTCGTCGGAATCGCCGCCGCAGCCACGCTCGGGGCTACCGTCACGGTCACTGACCTCCAACACGTCATCCCTAACCTTTTATTCAACGTGGAAGCGAACGTCTCCGTATTGGAAGCCAACGGCGGCATTGTCCACGTGGCGGCGCTGGGGTGGGGGGAAGCGGCGGACGTGGAGGTGATTGGGCGGGAATTTGATCTTATTCTGGCGTCGGATGTAGTGTATCACGATCATCTCTACGAGCCGTTGCTCAAAACGTTGCGTTTGCTGATATTAGGTGAGGCGGAGGAGAATGAGGAGGGAAAGGTTTTCGTGATGGCCCACCTGAGGCGGTGGAAGAAGGAGTCGGCTTTCTTCAAGAAGGCCAGGAAGGTTTTTGAGGTGGAGGTCTTGCACGTGGACCCCCCGTGCCATGGCTCCAGGGTTGGAGTTACTGTTTTCCGTTTTACCGCGAAGAAGTCGGGTCGGAAAATGTTGAATTCTACCGGCAATACCAATGTCACGGCCtaa
- the LOC114821612 gene encoding AP-3 complex subunit sigma-like, giving the protein MIRSVMVINTQGKPRLAKFYEFQPVEKQQELIRSVYGVLSSRAENVSNFVDAESIFGADTRLVYKHFATLYFVFVFDSSENELAMLDLIQVFVETLDKCFKNVCELDVVLNYSKMHTVLDEIIFGGQVLETSSTEVMKAVEEISRLESASNAISLVPKSVSAWQSR; this is encoded by the exons ATGATACGATCGGTGATGGTGATAAACACGCAGGGGAAGCCTCGCCTTGCCAAGTTCTACGAATTTCAG CCTGTGGAGAAGCAACAGGAGCTTATACGCAGCGTCTATGGAG TGTTATCCAGTAGAGCTGAGAATGTGAGCAATTTCGTGGACGCCGAGTCTATTTTCGGCGCG GATACTCGCCTTGTGTACAAGCACTTTGCAACTTTGTACTTCGTCTTTGTATTCGATAGTTCTGAAAACGAGCTTGCCATGCTCGACCTCATTCAAG TTTTTGTGGAAACATTGGACAAATGCTTCAAAAATGTATGCGAGCTTGATGTGGTCCTCAATTACAGCAAG ATGCATACCGTATTGGATGAGATCATTTTTGGAGGTCAAGTGCTGGAAACAAGTTCTACTGAAGTTATGAAGGCcgttgaagaaatctcaag GTTAGAATCTGCCTCAAATGCCATCTCACTGGTCCCAAAATCTGTTTCCGCCTGGCAGAGTCGATAG
- the LOC103401156 gene encoding uncharacterized protein isoform X1 yields the protein MWRRSFSSSSSTGTAAATTALKNKKWDALVIGGGHNGLTAAAYLARSGLSVAVLERRHVIGGAAVTEELVPGFKFSRCSYLQSLLRPSIIKELELPRHGLKLLKGSHSSFTPCLDGRYLLLGPNKDHNHSEISKFSKRDADAYPRYGNQLGNFCEFMDPLLDSAPPESLQCESSCSVSDRFKNKMHNSMFWARCLRQAAALGQKDFVEFTDLLLSPASKVLNNWFESDVLKATLAMDSVIGTTGSVHTPGSGYVLLHHVMGETDGERGIWSFVEGGMGSVSLAIANAAKEAGAHIVTCAEVQQLLINDSGTADGVLLTDGSQVHSSIVLSNATPYKTFKELVPDNALPDSFVRAIKYSDYSSGTTKINLAVDKLPQFKSCKMGHPDAGPQHVGSIHIGSESMEEFQLAWQDAVNGLPSNRPVIEMTIPSVLDKTISPPGKHVINLFTQYTPYSPSDGHWGDTVYRELFAQKCFSLVDEYAPGFSSSIIGYDMLTPPDLEREIGLTGGNIFHGAMGLDSLFLMRPVKGWSNYRTPLKGLYLCGSGTHPGGGVMGAPGRNAARVVLVDVNKPLK from the exons ATGTGGCGGAGGAGCtttagcagcagcagcagcaccgGCACCGCCGCTGCTACAACTGCTTTGAAGAACAAGAAATGGGACGCTCTGGTCATTGGAGGCGGCCACAACGGCCTCACAGCAGCCGCATACCTTGCACGCTCCGGCCTATCCGTCGCCGTCCTTGAGCGGCGGCACGTGATTGGCGGCGCCGCCGTTACCGAGGAGCTCGTTCCCGGGTTCAAGTTCTCTCGGTGTAGCTACCTCCAGAGCCTCCTCCGCCCGTCCATCATCAA AGAATTAGAGCTGCCGCGGCACGGATTGAAGCTGCTGAAGGGGAGTCATTCGTCCTTTACACCCTGTTTGGATGGAAGATATCTTCTTTTGGGACCAAACAAGGACCATAACCACTCTGAGATTTCCAAGTTCTCCAAAAGAGACGCCGATGCTTATCCAAG ATATGGGAATCAGCTAGGGAATTTTTGTGAATTTATGGACCCCTTGTTGGATTCAGCTCCCCCTGAATCTTTGCAATGCGAGTCATCTTGCAGTGTTAGTGATCGGTTTAAGAATAAGATGCACAATTCGATGTTTTGGGCTCGGTGTCTGAGACAAGCGGCCGCCTTAGGCCAAAAGGACTTTGT GGAGTTTACGGACCTTTTGTTATCCCCGGCTTCCAAGGTTTTGAATAACTGGTTTGAG TCAGATGTTCTGAAGGCAACCCTCGCAATGGATTCTGTAATAGGAACTACG GGAAGTGTCCATACACCTGGGAGTGGATATGTTCTGCTACATCATGTGATGGGAGAAACTGACGGTGAGCGTGGAATTTGGTC GTTTGTTGAAGGTGGGATGGGTTCAGTATCCTTGGCTATCGCTAATGCCGCTAAGGAAGCTGGCGCTCATATTGTAACATGTGCAGAG GTTCAGCAATTGTTGATTAATGACTCTGGCACTGCGGACGGG GTTTTGCTGACTGATGGCTCACAGGTGCATTCTTCAATTGTTTTATCAAATGCAACCCCTTACAAAACCTTCAAG GAGTTGGTACCAGATAATGCTCTTCCTGATAGTTTCGTCCGTGCAATTAAGTATTCTGATTACAGCTCC GGaactacaaaaataaatttagcgGTTGATAAATTGCCCCAGTTCaaaagttgcaagatgggtcatCCGGATGCAGGTCCTCAGCATGTGGGCAGCATTCATATTGGTTCTGAGAG CATGGAGGAGTTTCAATTAGCCTGGCAAGATGCTGTCAATGGATTGCCATCGAACAGACCAGTTATTGAGATGACAATTCCCTCTGTACTTGACAAAACTATTTCTCCCCCTG GCAAGCATGTGATCAACTTGTTTACTCAATATACACCATATAGCCCATCAGATGGCCACTGGGGAGATACTGTTTACAGA GAATTGTTCGCACAAAAATGTTTTAGCTTGGTTGATGAATATGCGCCTGGGTTTAGTTCATCAATCATTGGTTACGACATGTTGACTCCGCCAGACCTTGAAAGGGAAATTGGTTTGACAG GAGGGAATATCTTCCATGGTGCTATGGGATTGGATTCGCTCTTCCTCATGCGACCTGTGAAAGGATG GTCAAATTACAGAACGCCGCTGAAAGGGCTGTATTTGTGCGGGAGCGGAACCCACCCAGGGGGCGGTGTGATGGGTGCACCCGGGCGAAATGCTGCACGCGTAGTTCTTGTAGATGTGAACAAGCCATTAAAATGA
- the LOC103401156 gene encoding uncharacterized protein isoform X2: MWRRSFSSSSSTGTAAATTALKNKKWDALVIGGGHNGLTAAAYLARSGLSVAVLERRHVIGGAAVTEELVPGFKFSRCSYLQSLLRPSIIKELELPRHGLKLLKGSHSSFTPCLDGRYLLLGPNKDHNHSEISKFSKRDADAYPRYGNQLGNFCEFMDPLLDSAPPESLQCESSCSVSDRFKNKMHNSMFWARCLRQAAALGQKDFVEFTDLLLSPASKVLNNWFESDVLKATLAMDSVIGTTGSVHTPGSGYVLLHHVMGETDGERGIWSFVEGGMGSVSLAIANAAKEAGAHIVTCAEVQQLLINDSGTADGVLLTDGSQVHSSIVLSNATPYKTFKGTTKINLAVDKLPQFKSCKMGHPDAGPQHVGSIHIGSESMEEFQLAWQDAVNGLPSNRPVIEMTIPSVLDKTISPPGKHVINLFTQYTPYSPSDGHWGDTVYRELFAQKCFSLVDEYAPGFSSSIIGYDMLTPPDLEREIGLTGGNIFHGAMGLDSLFLMRPVKGWSNYRTPLKGLYLCGSGTHPGGGVMGAPGRNAARVVLVDVNKPLK; encoded by the exons ATGTGGCGGAGGAGCtttagcagcagcagcagcaccgGCACCGCCGCTGCTACAACTGCTTTGAAGAACAAGAAATGGGACGCTCTGGTCATTGGAGGCGGCCACAACGGCCTCACAGCAGCCGCATACCTTGCACGCTCCGGCCTATCCGTCGCCGTCCTTGAGCGGCGGCACGTGATTGGCGGCGCCGCCGTTACCGAGGAGCTCGTTCCCGGGTTCAAGTTCTCTCGGTGTAGCTACCTCCAGAGCCTCCTCCGCCCGTCCATCATCAA AGAATTAGAGCTGCCGCGGCACGGATTGAAGCTGCTGAAGGGGAGTCATTCGTCCTTTACACCCTGTTTGGATGGAAGATATCTTCTTTTGGGACCAAACAAGGACCATAACCACTCTGAGATTTCCAAGTTCTCCAAAAGAGACGCCGATGCTTATCCAAG ATATGGGAATCAGCTAGGGAATTTTTGTGAATTTATGGACCCCTTGTTGGATTCAGCTCCCCCTGAATCTTTGCAATGCGAGTCATCTTGCAGTGTTAGTGATCGGTTTAAGAATAAGATGCACAATTCGATGTTTTGGGCTCGGTGTCTGAGACAAGCGGCCGCCTTAGGCCAAAAGGACTTTGT GGAGTTTACGGACCTTTTGTTATCCCCGGCTTCCAAGGTTTTGAATAACTGGTTTGAG TCAGATGTTCTGAAGGCAACCCTCGCAATGGATTCTGTAATAGGAACTACG GGAAGTGTCCATACACCTGGGAGTGGATATGTTCTGCTACATCATGTGATGGGAGAAACTGACGGTGAGCGTGGAATTTGGTC GTTTGTTGAAGGTGGGATGGGTTCAGTATCCTTGGCTATCGCTAATGCCGCTAAGGAAGCTGGCGCTCATATTGTAACATGTGCAGAG GTTCAGCAATTGTTGATTAATGACTCTGGCACTGCGGACGGG GTTTTGCTGACTGATGGCTCACAGGTGCATTCTTCAATTGTTTTATCAAATGCAACCCCTTACAAAACCTTCAAG GGaactacaaaaataaatttagcgGTTGATAAATTGCCCCAGTTCaaaagttgcaagatgggtcatCCGGATGCAGGTCCTCAGCATGTGGGCAGCATTCATATTGGTTCTGAGAG CATGGAGGAGTTTCAATTAGCCTGGCAAGATGCTGTCAATGGATTGCCATCGAACAGACCAGTTATTGAGATGACAATTCCCTCTGTACTTGACAAAACTATTTCTCCCCCTG GCAAGCATGTGATCAACTTGTTTACTCAATATACACCATATAGCCCATCAGATGGCCACTGGGGAGATACTGTTTACAGA GAATTGTTCGCACAAAAATGTTTTAGCTTGGTTGATGAATATGCGCCTGGGTTTAGTTCATCAATCATTGGTTACGACATGTTGACTCCGCCAGACCTTGAAAGGGAAATTGGTTTGACAG GAGGGAATATCTTCCATGGTGCTATGGGATTGGATTCGCTCTTCCTCATGCGACCTGTGAAAGGATG GTCAAATTACAGAACGCCGCTGAAAGGGCTGTATTTGTGCGGGAGCGGAACCCACCCAGGGGGCGGTGTGATGGGTGCACCCGGGCGAAATGCTGCACGCGTAGTTCTTGTAGATGTGAACAAGCCATTAAAATGA